One Microlunatus soli genomic window carries:
- a CDS encoding carbohydrate ABC transporter permease, with protein sequence MTTRALSASRERAEVAESPTPANRPPRRGWRDWKKTTWIWLFLLPTVVLYGVYTLYPIIASLGYSLLEWNGFDADKRFVGVRNYQAVLTDPLFWNSFKITLLFMIMVVPARVLLSLLLAMVLNSPRMPLVGILRSAFFIPVVTTTAIIGVVMQFILDPASGPINKVLIGLGSGGISFLGEPEWALPTAAALYVWKFFGVTMIYWLAALQTIPQDVYEAARIDGAGTRSLFTDITLPMLKPFLVIITVLTVEETFHNFDLMYTLTAGGPYFHTEIIEIYIYRWAFGASVPQLGHASAAAVLFGVLVAVVGVLQLWGLYASRRMRGEAR encoded by the coding sequence ATGACCACCCGAGCCCTGTCGGCGAGCCGTGAACGTGCCGAGGTCGCGGAGTCGCCGACACCGGCGAATCGTCCGCCCCGCCGCGGCTGGCGGGACTGGAAGAAGACGACCTGGATCTGGCTGTTCCTGCTGCCGACCGTCGTGCTGTACGGCGTCTACACGCTCTATCCGATCATCGCCAGCCTGGGCTACTCGTTGCTGGAGTGGAACGGCTTCGACGCCGACAAACGCTTCGTCGGCGTCCGGAACTATCAAGCGGTCCTGACCGATCCGCTGTTCTGGAACTCGTTCAAGATCACCCTGCTCTTCATGATCATGGTGGTGCCGGCCCGGGTGCTGCTCAGTCTGCTGCTGGCGATGGTGCTGAACTCTCCGAGGATGCCGCTGGTCGGGATCCTCCGGTCGGCGTTCTTCATCCCGGTGGTGACGACGACCGCCATCATCGGGGTGGTCATGCAGTTCATCCTGGATCCCGCCAGCGGCCCGATCAACAAGGTGCTGATCGGACTCGGCAGCGGCGGGATCAGCTTCCTCGGCGAACCCGAGTGGGCGTTGCCCACCGCTGCCGCGCTGTACGTCTGGAAGTTCTTCGGCGTCACGATGATCTACTGGCTGGCCGCACTGCAGACGATCCCGCAGGACGTCTACGAGGCAGCCCGGATCGACGGCGCCGGCACCCGCAGCCTGTTCACCGACATCACCCTGCCGATGCTCAAGCCGTTCCTGGTGATCATCACCGTGCTGACCGTCGAGGAGACCTTCCACAACTTCGACCTGATGTACACACTGACCGCCGGCGGACCGTACTTCCACACCGAGATCATCGAGATCTACATCTACCGGTGGGCGTTCGGCGCATCGGTTCCGCAGCTCGGTCATGCCTCCGCGGCCGCGGTGCTCTTCGGCGTCCTGGTGGCCGTCGTCGGAGTCCTCCAGCTGTGGGGGCTGTACGCCAGCCGTCGGATGAGGGGAGAGGCGCGATGA